In the Blautia coccoides genome, CGGGAGGAATCAAGCATTTCTTGGCTGTTTGGACACCAGGACATTTATTCTTTCAATACTTTATTTAACACATCCGCCAAGGGTTCCATGGCATTCATCTCCTCCTCCACTGTGTTGGTCTGGGCACCGCATTCCACCAGAAGAGCTTTTGGCCGAAGATGCAGGTTATAACGGTATCCTCTCAGATAAATGGTGCGCAGCCAGTCAGGATAATACTGTTTTGCCTGAAGAGCAAGCTGCAGGGAGAACGCCAGGTTATCCTGTATATAAGGGTTCGGCAGGTATTCTATATCCCCGTTCTGGTTGGTGCGGCTTAAACCGTTAAAAAACATGATTTTGGCTGTCGGCTTTCCGTTCACATCCGTGACCAGGTGTTTGTCATCCGGCACTCCGTCTCTATGCAGATCAATGACCACCTCTACACTGGGATTCTCCTCCAGCACCTGACTGATTTTGTCCTGAGCATAATTGTAGGCTTTGTTTCTGTCCAGTTTTCCGTCCACAATATCAAAAGTATCCGTCACATGGAGCACATTGTAGCCGTATGTATCTCTTAAAAGCGTCACCAGATATTCCCCTACCCCCACAATGCTGGTGCTGGGGTTACCCGGATCAGAATCAATGAATTCCTCCTGGGAATGGCTGTGATATACCAGGATCTGCGGCTGGTCACTGCCTGTTGTCATCTTCAGGTCCTCCGACACAAGCGCCGGTGCATTGAGCTGGTCGCTGTTGATACTGGTCGTCTTGTCGATCGTATAAAAGTTGCTTATAACATAGTCAAAATCCTGAAACATATCAAGTGAAATGGGATTCACTATGGCATTAGCGGCAGAGGCTTCCTGCTGCCCTCCCTCTCCCGCGTCTGCCGTCTGTGTATTCTCCCCGCCTGTCCCGGCCTCCTGCTGGCTCCCGCTCTCAGTATTCCCTGCACTTTCCTGGTTCTCACTCTGGGCATCCACGCCCCCTGTATTTTCTTCACCGGAACCCACAGGGCCTGCCTCCTGGTTCTCCTCCAAAAGCTTTGCCTCAAGAAAATCGGAATTCTCCTCCATGATCTTCTTATCCGTCTCCTGGTCCTTCTCTGTCTCTTCCAGCTCTTTTGCCTGGATGGTACCCAGAAACGGAAGCTGCTCCTCCACCTTGCTGCGAAGCCACTCCACAGGTGTCTGAGTCTGCATCCCCTCCGTCTCCAGGATTCCCGGAAGGTATGCCTCTATGGCTTTCTCCTGGGCATCCCTGCACATGTTCACCAATGTTTTTTTATCTAACGACATTCCTTTTATGAGAATATATGCTCCAACAGCACATAAGAGCAGCCACAACACAATCCGCAGAAGCTTTCCATCATCCATCTTCTTCACCCTATCACCTCATATCTATATATGAGACAACTTACATAAATTATGCGTATGGGGTGAAAAAAGCAGAGACTCACGCCTGCTCAAATGCCATGTTCAATCCCTCGGAAATAGTATACGACAGTCGTTTTACGGTCTCATCCACATCCTTTGGAGTCACAAACATACTGTGCAGGGAAGGCGAGATCATTTCTTCCAGAAATTCTTTTTTCTCTGATTCTTCCAGGGTATCCAGCAGGTGTGCCATGGAATCCTGCACGATCGTGGCGGCATCCACCACTGTGGGCACACCAATGCCGATCACCTTCACTCCCAGGGTTTCCTCACTCAGCCCGTTTCTGTGGTTTCCCACACCGGAGCCGGGATTGATGCCTGTGTCTGTGATTTGTATCGTCCGGTTCAGACGTTTTGTACTGCGCGCAGCCAAGGCATCTACGGCAAACACCACATCCGGCTTTGTCTCATCCACCACTCCGCGGATGATCTCCAGGGTCTCCATGCCGGTCTGGGCCATAACACCGGGCACCAGGCCGCTGATACTGTTGGCGTATTCCTTTCCCATACTCTGCACCCCATACTCCTGTATCACATGCCGGGTGATGCGCAGATTTGACACCACGTCAGGTCCCAGGGCATCCGGGGTCACATCACGGTTTCCAAGGCCTACCACCAGCGCAGTCAGCTCTTTTTCCACGGGCACCAGCTTCCTGATATGCTTTGCCAGCTCTTTTGATATCTCTCTGTGATAATCCTCGTCCGGCACAGACATATTGGGCGCCTCCAGCGTAATATAAACACCCTGAGGACGTCCCATGGCCTTTGCTCCGTTTTCTGTCTCGATCTTCACAGTTGTGGTGCGGATGTCTTTTTCTTCATTGTAGTCCTCCTCGATGATCACACCTCGGATTTCTACATTATCCTCCTCAAACTTTTCTTTTGTCTCCAATGCCAGGTCTGTGCGTATTCTTCCTAAAGCCATATTCATCTTTCCTTTCCGGGGTATTTATCCGTTGCTGTCTGCAGTTTTGCTCAGACAGAACTGTGAACAGTAACATTTATGGCTATTTTTTGCATTTTGGGGGATTTTATGTATTGACATTTACTTTTAAATCAACTAGAATAAAAAAGCATGTGGTACCGGCGTGTCCGTGTCTAACCGGTACAAAACCATAACAAACGGTAGGAAGCAGTGTTCGCAGGCTTTCTATTGTAACTAATATGTAACTATTCAGAAGCCGGGTAAAACTTTTTCATATTTGTGAGGGCACTGAACAGTTAGACAAATAAAAAATTATTGAAAAC is a window encoding:
- a CDS encoding stage II sporulation protein P, yielding MDDGKLLRIVLWLLLCAVGAYILIKGMSLDKKTLVNMCRDAQEKAIEAYLPGILETEGMQTQTPVEWLRSKVEEQLPFLGTIQAKELEETEKDQETDKKIMEENSDFLEAKLLEENQEAGPVGSGEENTGGVDAQSENQESAGNTESGSQQEAGTGGENTQTADAGEGGQQEASAANAIVNPISLDMFQDFDYVISNFYTIDKTTSINSDQLNAPALVSEDLKMTTGSDQPQILVYHSHSQEEFIDSDPGNPSTSIVGVGEYLVTLLRDTYGYNVLHVTDTFDIVDGKLDRNKAYNYAQDKISQVLEENPSVEVVIDLHRDGVPDDKHLVTDVNGKPTAKIMFFNGLSRTNQNGDIEYLPNPYIQDNLAFSLQLALQAKQYYPDWLRTIYLRGYRYNLHLRPKALLVECGAQTNTVEEEMNAMEPLADVLNKVLKE
- the gpr gene encoding GPR endopeptidase, coding for MALGRIRTDLALETKEKFEEDNVEIRGVIIEEDYNEEKDIRTTTVKIETENGAKAMGRPQGVYITLEAPNMSVPDEDYHREISKELAKHIRKLVPVEKELTALVVGLGNRDVTPDALGPDVVSNLRITRHVIQEYGVQSMGKEYANSISGLVPGVMAQTGMETLEIIRGVVDETKPDVVFAVDALAARSTKRLNRTIQITDTGINPGSGVGNHRNGLSEETLGVKVIGIGVPTVVDAATIVQDSMAHLLDTLEESEKKEFLEEMISPSLHSMFVTPKDVDETVKRLSYTISEGLNMAFEQA